A stretch of the Chloroflexota bacterium genome encodes the following:
- the nusB gene encoding transcription antitermination factor NusB, whose amino-acid sequence MAEVVALRREAKADTASNARGITARGIAVRRRTRALVMQALYEADTVEHSAADVLSERLSDAALSRRDSEFARGLLDGISSNAAKIDNMIAEFAPHWPIEQMAVVDRNILRMAIYEIMLSQDTPPRVAVNEAVELAKAYGGDSAPRFINGVLGSVMRASSR is encoded by the coding sequence GTGGCAGAAGTAGTCGCGCTCCGGCGAGAGGCGAAGGCAGACACGGCATCTAACGCACGGGGGATTACTGCACGGGGCATAGCGGTCCGGCGCAGAACGCGGGCGCTGGTCATGCAGGCGCTGTACGAAGCCGACACGGTGGAACACAGCGCGGCCGATGTGCTCTCTGAACGGCTGTCCGATGCGGCATTGTCGCGCCGGGACTCGGAGTTCGCGCGCGGGCTGCTGGACGGCATCTCTTCAAACGCGGCGAAAATAGATAACATGATAGCCGAGTTCGCGCCGCACTGGCCAATCGAGCAGATGGCGGTGGTGGACAGGAACATCCTGCGAATGGCAATCTACGAGATAATGCTGTCGCAGGACACGCCGCCGAGAGTCGCCGTCAACGAGGCGGTGGAACTGGCGAAGGCGTACGGCGGAGACAGCGCGCCGCGCTTCATCAACGGCGTACTGGGCAGCGTGATGAGGGCGTCGAGCCGGTAA
- the acpP gene encoding acyl carrier protein, whose amino-acid sequence MATVMERVQTIVADKLSVDEAEVLPEASFMEDLMADSLDLVELIMAFEEEFSDDDTTIEISDEDAEGITTVQAAIDFLAANGVSDD is encoded by the coding sequence GTGGCAACCGTAATGGAACGGGTTCAGACAATCGTCGCCGACAAGCTCAGCGTCGATGAGGCCGAGGTATTGCCGGAAGCGTCCTTCATGGAGGACCTGATGGCAGACTCGCTCGACTTGGTCGAACTCATCATGGCTTTTGAAGAAGAGTTCAGCGATGACGACACGACCATTGAAATCTCGGACGAAGACGCCGAGGGAATCACCACCGTGCAGGCGGCGATCGACTTCCTCGCGGCGAACGGCGTAAGCGACGACTAG
- the fabD gene encoding ACP S-malonyltransferase, whose protein sequence is MTLSFMPQTQGAKMGFLFPGQGAQAVGMGKQLYDESPAAREVFAQVDDALGRSLSDIMFNGPEDTLRQTINAQPGIMAVSLACMKTMQERLGDDMPQPAMTAGHSLGEYTALAVSGVLDVGDTAFLVQRRGELMQVACDQNPGTMAAIIGLDEMTLEQIAVETGTYVSNINTAEQIVISGDKLGVARACDLATARGAKKAIPLRVGGAFHSGLMEPARAGLIQAINSVQFHAPQIPIVGNCDAQPLNSAEDVKRELIAQICGCVQWKRTVDYMVDSGVNEFIEVGPGKALSGMVKRISRRSQITAVGDLESILKLSRN, encoded by the coding sequence ATGACTCTCAGCTTTATGCCTCAGACACAGGGCGCGAAGATGGGCTTTTTGTTCCCCGGACAGGGCGCGCAAGCCGTAGGTATGGGAAAGCAGCTCTACGACGAGTCGCCGGCGGCGCGCGAAGTGTTCGCGCAGGTTGACGACGCGCTGGGACGCTCGCTTTCGGACATTATGTTCAACGGGCCCGAAGACACTTTGCGACAGACCATCAACGCGCAGCCGGGCATCATGGCGGTGAGCCTCGCGTGCATGAAGACTATGCAGGAACGGCTCGGCGACGATATGCCGCAGCCCGCTATGACCGCAGGCCACAGCCTCGGCGAATACACCGCGCTGGCGGTATCCGGCGTGCTTGATGTCGGCGACACGGCGTTTCTGGTGCAGCGGCGCGGCGAACTGATGCAAGTCGCATGCGACCAGAACCCCGGCACGATGGCGGCTATCATCGGGCTGGACGAGATGACGCTCGAGCAGATTGCAGTGGAGACAGGCACATACGTGTCCAACATCAACACGGCAGAGCAGATTGTCATCAGCGGCGACAAGCTCGGTGTCGCGCGGGCGTGCGACCTCGCCACGGCTCGCGGCGCGAAGAAAGCCATACCGCTGCGCGTAGGCGGCGCGTTCCACTCAGGGCTGATGGAACCGGCGCGCGCAGGGCTTATCCAAGCCATCAACAGCGTGCAGTTCCACGCCCCTCAGATTCCAATTGTCGGCAACTGCGACGCGCAGCCGCTTAATTCGGCAGAGGACGTGAAGCGCGAGCTTATCGCGCAGATTTGCGGCTGCGTGCAGTGGAAGCGCACCGTGGACTATATGGTGGACTCCGGCGTCAACGAGTTCATCGAAGTCGGACCGGGCAAGGCGCTATCCGGCATGGTCAAGCGCATATCGCGGCGCTCGCAGATTACCGCAGTCGGCGATTTGGAATCCATCCTGAAGCTGAGCAGGAACTAG